One genomic segment of Candidatus Obscuribacter sp. includes these proteins:
- a CDS encoding class I SAM-dependent methyltransferase: MPEKARQETIAYHEDYYARHALFDSDSWLARPDQDMMSLAAKNRLYWRLLSNQKPLQILDLGAGVGRNAVPLAQYLQANEIIAQIDCFDVLDSSIDLLEQNSTRYGVDKYINTRVIDNDCVVIEPESYDLILAISVIEHCQGLNKVTRLLSELARGVRKNGYCQIEITTDRSLIDLDTKECLPTAVETPMTEEQVQKLLKEAFKDLNIIKMSSFEYHEDLIKDGKEVHWSSRQTAFLAGR, encoded by the coding sequence ATGCCAGAAAAAGCCCGACAAGAAACCATTGCCTACCATGAAGATTACTATGCCAGGCACGCTCTGTTTGATAGCGATAGCTGGTTAGCCAGACCAGACCAGGACATGATGTCTCTGGCTGCTAAAAATCGGCTTTACTGGCGGCTCCTCTCCAATCAAAAACCTTTGCAAATACTAGATCTCGGTGCTGGCGTAGGACGCAATGCCGTGCCTTTAGCTCAATATCTGCAAGCAAACGAAATCATCGCTCAAATTGACTGCTTTGATGTGCTCGACTCATCAATCGATTTGCTTGAGCAAAACAGCACCAGATATGGTGTAGACAAATATATCAATACCAGAGTAATCGATAATGATTGCGTAGTGATCGAGCCTGAGAGCTACGATTTGATTTTGGCAATCTCGGTTATAGAGCATTGTCAGGGACTGAACAAAGTCACGCGCTTGCTAAGTGAACTAGCCCGCGGTGTGCGCAAAAACGGTTACTGCCAGATAGAAATAACAACAGACCGCAGCCTAATTGATTTAGACACAAAAGAGTGTCTGCCTACAGCAGTAGAGACACCGATGACAGAAGAGCAAGTACAAAAGCTACTAAAAGAGGCTTTTAAGGACTTGAATATAATCAAAATGTCGAGTTTTGAATATCACGAAGACCTGATCAAAGACGGCAAAGAAGTACACTGGAGCTCAAGACAAACAGCTTTTTTAGCTGGCCGTTAA
- a CDS encoding class I SAM-dependent methyltransferase yields the protein MHRTIRQARRLGQGTAKDYLQSMRLWTNFFAVSGAEVKMMQRHKNLEGQDILEVGCGNGRLALKLADLAKSVMGIDIDKRLIDFATDYASASNIDNLTFKEMSITEPDLTTFGEKSFDVIVMPWMLHMVPDRTAALKQAKALLKPGGTLFVFALYGDCDYDRIARHFIPSRDREMQPGTLYEMPLKEVFGQFNLELLPHDNTDFSFVFPDCGVTAEAFTFAFSNWYDTSLKDLDKSRLRRIIQQYSLGNHIELKTRGALYMAANS from the coding sequence ATGCACCGCACCATTCGCCAGGCTAGACGTCTGGGACAAGGCACTGCTAAAGATTACCTGCAGTCGATGAGATTGTGGACTAACTTTTTTGCAGTGTCTGGTGCGGAAGTCAAAATGATGCAAAGGCATAAAAACCTTGAGGGTCAAGATATCCTCGAGGTGGGATGCGGCAATGGTCGCCTGGCCTTAAAACTAGCCGACCTGGCAAAGTCTGTTATGGGCATAGACATCGACAAACGTCTTATAGACTTTGCCACTGACTATGCCAGTGCAAGCAATATAGACAATCTCACCTTTAAAGAAATGTCTATTACCGAGCCCGATTTGACCACCTTTGGCGAAAAGAGCTTTGATGTCATTGTCATGCCCTGGATGCTGCATATGGTGCCAGATCGCACGGCCGCCCTCAAACAAGCAAAAGCACTGCTTAAGCCAGGCGGTACCCTTTTTGTTTTTGCACTCTACGGCGACTGCGACTATGACCGCATAGCCAGACACTTTATCCCGTCTCGTGACCGCGAGATGCAACCTGGTACGCTCTACGAGATGCCACTAAAAGAAGTCTTCGGTCAATTCAACTTAGAACTTTTGCCCCACGACAATACTGATTTTTCCTTCGTCTTTCCCGATTGTGGTGTCACTGCCGAAGCGTTCACATTTGCCTTTAGCAACTGGTACGACACAAGCCTCAAAGACCTGGACAAAAGCCGCTTGCGCCGCATCATTCAGCAATACAGCCTGGGCAACCATATTGAGCTAAAGACCAGAGGCGCGCTCTATATGGCTGCAAACAGTTAA
- a CDS encoding transcriptional repressor, producing the protein MITSRLTGTRKTLPKGAKMVLQELSEAREIVSAKELAFRMKLKSPVAAPGLTTVYRSLELLTRLGLVQELVRNEEKQDEMVRPGEKQHHLVCKSCNQHTRMSNTAKNGSGQILKEKLLEEEIYRDYGFAVSNHVLEIFGTCRQCNDKQPHKLNAAQSFEHLSSR; encoded by the coding sequence ATGATCACAAGTCGTCTTACAGGCACCCGCAAGACCTTACCTAAAGGCGCCAAAATGGTCTTACAAGAGCTTAGCGAAGCTAGAGAAATTGTCTCGGCTAAAGAGTTAGCTTTTAGAATGAAACTAAAAAGTCCAGTGGCAGCGCCCGGACTGACTACTGTCTACCGCTCGCTAGAATTGCTCACACGTTTGGGTCTTGTCCAGGAGCTAGTGCGCAACGAAGAGAAGCAAGACGAAATGGTCAGACCAGGCGAAAAACAGCATCATCTGGTCTGTAAATCTTGCAATCAACACACCAGAATGAGCAACACTGCTAAAAACGGCAGCGGGCAAATACTAAAAGAAAAGCTTTTAGAAGAAGAGATATACAGAGACTACGGCTTTGCCGTAAGCAATCACGTACTGGAAATATTTGGCACTTGCAGACAATGCAATGACAAACAACCCCACAAATTAAACGCAGCACAGAGCTTTGAGCATCTGTCATCGAGATAA
- a CDS encoding NAD(P)/FAD-dependent oxidoreductase: MKGVSETKVAIIGAGINGLVAAAYLGRAGFDVTVFEKNKQTGGLCVNEKPFANSDISVSSVASYFGMMRPEIAEELNLTELGMQPYLTDPVEIVLLPDGEYVSYPREGSAAMHVEGLTEADKKGWLEFWGDIQKAAAIVNPRYLKPINSDDYQKLLLEAGLDKIASTIFKGSLLDLAGMYFSADSFKAVAATCTPGFANLPGSVFGCIHHGTASTLGIFGAWGQVKGGMGKVTQAVEQSCKNNGVKILTDKAVKQLIIEGERVKQIETIDGQKHDFDIVICASDLHTLFLKLIEPEYVPSGIQAYLRANQPKVSAAKLHYLLKDLPELTTLKSIGHNHKGVLVIAPKVDQVIKASATVPKGILPKDLMLTMAFPTLEDELVYGAETDKKKQVLTVDVHFVPAYLQDKDNAQKLREWTETDDAHLSATVIDIISQYAPGFGELIIDSYIVSPNKLKSHFNNLSLSCWHMPMSQDFSFENRTLPTYPHYHTPFENLYICGAGTYPGGNVTGANGHNLARLLQNAYSLQAQPA, encoded by the coding sequence ATGAAAGGCGTTAGCGAGACAAAAGTAGCAATTATCGGAGCCGGCATTAACGGTCTGGTCGCAGCTGCATATCTGGGGCGCGCTGGCTTTGACGTGACAGTATTTGAAAAGAACAAGCAAACCGGCGGACTTTGTGTCAACGAAAAACCGTTTGCAAATTCTGATATATCGGTATCGTCAGTAGCCAGTTACTTTGGCATGATGCGCCCCGAAATCGCCGAAGAACTCAACTTGACTGAGCTTGGCATGCAACCCTATTTGACCGATCCAGTCGAAATCGTACTGTTGCCAGATGGTGAATATGTCTCTTATCCACGTGAAGGCTCTGCTGCCATGCATGTGGAAGGGCTGACTGAGGCAGACAAAAAAGGCTGGTTGGAGTTTTGGGGCGACATCCAAAAAGCTGCGGCGATAGTAAATCCCCGCTACCTCAAACCAATCAATAGCGACGACTACCAAAAACTATTGCTAGAAGCCGGTCTCGATAAAATAGCTAGCACGATATTTAAAGGCAGTCTACTGGATTTGGCCGGTATGTATTTTAGTGCTGACTCCTTTAAGGCAGTAGCAGCTACTTGCACTCCTGGTTTTGCTAACCTACCAGGCTCGGTCTTTGGTTGTATCCATCATGGTACAGCCAGCACTCTTGGCATATTTGGTGCCTGGGGTCAGGTCAAAGGCGGCATGGGCAAAGTCACTCAAGCAGTCGAGCAGTCTTGCAAAAATAATGGCGTCAAAATACTCACAGACAAGGCAGTCAAGCAACTAATAATCGAAGGCGAGAGAGTCAAACAGATAGAGACCATTGACGGTCAAAAGCACGATTTTGATATCGTTATATGCGCTAGCGATCTGCACACTCTATTTTTAAAACTAATTGAGCCCGAGTATGTGCCCTCAGGCATCCAGGCTTATCTCAGAGCCAATCAGCCCAAAGTCTCAGCAGCCAAGCTGCACTATCTGCTCAAAGATTTGCCTGAGCTAACCACACTCAAATCAATCGGTCACAATCACAAAGGTGTACTCGTTATTGCACCCAAAGTAGATCAAGTAATTAAAGCCAGTGCCACCGTACCAAAAGGCATTTTGCCAAAAGACTTGATGCTGACTATGGCCTTTCCCACTCTTGAAGACGAACTTGTCTACGGGGCAGAAACTGACAAGAAAAAACAAGTGCTGACTGTCGATGTGCACTTTGTCCCGGCCTATCTCCAGGATAAAGACAACGCCCAAAAACTAAGAGAATGGACTGAAACTGACGATGCTCATTTGAGCGCCACTGTCATTGATATCATCAGTCAATATGCACCTGGATTTGGTGAACTGATTATTGACTCGTATATAGTCTCACCCAATAAACTCAAATCGCATTTTAATAACTTGAGTCTGAGCTGCTGGCATATGCCGATGTCTCAGGACTTTAGCTTTGAAAACCGCACTCTGCCTACTTATCCTCATTATCACACCCCCTTTGAAAACCTCTACATCTGTGGAGCTGGTACCTATCCTGGTGGCAATGTCACCGGCGCCAATGGTCACAATCTGGCCAGGCTTTTGCAAAATGCCTACTCACTGCAAGCACAACCTGCCTGA
- a CDS encoding aminotransferase class V-fold PLP-dependent enzyme, with protein sequence MQCSIDSNKQTEVGFDAKTCKADFPLFAKHPDLIYFDNAATTQKPQVVLDAISDYYQNQCANAGRASYSWSSQLESAINDSRKKIADFISADKEQVVFTSGATESLNMVTYAWALHNLQDGDEVLLCPKDHKSAVLPWYNVQALLKEQGKAIVIKHFDIHEVGDYDLKSIKEALSDKTRVIALAHVHHVFGLDMEVTEIRQIVGPDVVISLDASQSVGHTEVNAELLPVDFISFSGHKMFAAPGVGVLYINPRLNGQIKPFKLGGKSKASLGQDQYTIKHDNMAELLESGTQNIPAILSLAKAADYIDSIGIDNIESHISELTVYLWQRLKELPGIEFAPGIGICGCFHGWGILSFRFEQLSSSDLSFALDEDKIFVRSGDHCTYLSEQAESQDDFIRVSMHLYNDKDDVDQFVDVLASCTG encoded by the coding sequence ATGCAGTGCTCGATTGATAGCAACAAACAAACAGAAGTTGGCTTTGATGCAAAAACATGCAAAGCCGACTTCCCCTTGTTTGCTAAACATCCAGACTTGATTTATTTTGATAATGCCGCCACCACCCAAAAACCACAGGTGGTACTAGATGCAATTAGCGACTACTACCAAAATCAATGTGCCAATGCAGGACGTGCCTCATATAGCTGGAGTAGTCAGCTGGAGAGCGCTATCAATGACAGCCGCAAAAAAATCGCCGACTTTATATCAGCCGATAAAGAGCAAGTAGTCTTTACCTCTGGTGCTACTGAGAGTCTCAATATGGTGACCTATGCCTGGGCTCTCCATAATCTCCAAGATGGTGACGAGGTCTTGCTTTGTCCTAAAGACCACAAATCAGCTGTACTGCCATGGTATAACGTCCAGGCATTGCTCAAAGAGCAGGGCAAAGCCATAGTAATCAAACATTTTGATATCCACGAAGTCGGCGACTACGACCTCAAAAGCATCAAAGAAGCACTATCTGACAAAACCAGAGTAATTGCTCTAGCGCATGTGCACCATGTCTTTGGTCTGGATATGGAAGTAACTGAAATAAGACAAATTGTCGGACCTGATGTCGTAATCAGCCTTGATGCCAGTCAATCAGTGGGTCATACCGAAGTAAATGCTGAGCTTTTGCCAGTCGACTTTATTAGTTTTAGTGGTCACAAAATGTTTGCTGCCCCCGGTGTTGGTGTGCTTTATATCAACCCCAGACTAAATGGACAGATCAAACCTTTTAAACTTGGTGGCAAGAGTAAAGCCTCACTCGGTCAAGACCAATACACGATAAAGCACGATAATATGGCTGAATTGCTGGAGAGTGGCACCCAAAATATCCCGGCAATTTTATCTCTGGCTAAGGCTGCGGACTATATCGACAGTATCGGCATCGACAATATAGAGAGCCATATTAGCGAGCTGACAGTTTATCTCTGGCAAAGACTAAAAGAATTACCTGGCATTGAATTTGCCCCTGGCATTGGCATCTGCGGCTGCTTCCACGGCTGGGGCATATTGTCATTTCGCTTTGAACAACTAAGCTCATCAGACCTTAGTTTTGCTCTCGATGAAGACAAAATCTTTGTACGCTCTGGCGATCACTGCACTTATTTGAGTGAACAAGCCGAAAGCCAGGATGACTTTATCAGAGTGAGCATGCACCTCTATAACGATAAAGACGATGTTGATCAATTTGTAGATGTACTGGCCAGTTGCACAGGGTAG